Part of the Labrenzia sp. PHM005 genome is shown below.
TTGCTAAGCGCGCAGGATGTGACACAGGTCACATCGGCAGTCACGAGCCCGGCCTATTGTGACTGCATTGCTGGTGACCGCCCTGTCACAAGCAATGCTGGACCCCACCTCCAGCTAAAGGCCGCCGGCTCGACCCCTGCCCACGACACTGGGTCGGCGGCCACTTTGAACCTCCCGGGCCTATGCCGAGACTAGCGGCCTATCCTGCCCCCCTACTCTGGGTCGCAATATCAAGGAGCGTCCGGGAGGTTCAAACAAGGCGTCAAATCCGCGCCCAACACCCCAACACAATCAGCTTCCCACATGATTTTTCAAAAGACTTGCCTCATAACGCAGTCCGGCTCTTGACATTTTTTGTCAGACCGGAGAAACGGGGTCTCGACGGAGGCGCTTTGCAGCGCACTCTATCTGCGCCGGAGGGGTGGCAGAGTGGTCGATTGCACTGGTCTTGAAAACCAGCGAGCGTGCAAGCGTTCCGTGGGTTCGAATCCCACCCCCTCCGCCACTTTCCGCTTTCGGTAGATTTTTCTCAACTATATTGATTGCTCATCAATGGCCTGCTCGTGGAGCCTGACCGGTGAACGGCACGGCTTCAACTCGGCATGCCCGGGTTCAGTTAGATGATTTGTTGGACGCTATCGATTGAGATAATTTCTGGGCGCAATTTCCTTATGGAGTTCGCTCGGAATTTCATTGTCTTCCAAAATCGCGCGCATCTTGCCGGGATCCTGAAGAACAGTACTGATCTTTTCGACCGCAAGCCTAATGCTTCGGCTTGCGTCGGTTCGATAGAGAAGGCCGACAGGGTTTTCGAGATAAGTTCTTTTGTATTGTTTGATATGTTTCTGGTCAGCTCTGAACGCTTCATCGTTCAGTAGCAGTTTGATGGGCACCATACTCATATGAATAAAGGCAACGCGACCTGCGGTGAGCACCCGCATTGCCTGTTTGGGTGTTTCCACCTCCCAGACATCAAAACCGTCTTTCCTCAAGGCTTCGGCTTCAAACTGAACCCCTCGTATGACCGCCACCTTTAGATCGCTCTTACTACGGTCCATCAGCTTAGCATCGATGTCCGGCGTGTGACGCTTGTCGAAAAAAAGCGCTGTGTCTCCACTGAACATTCTCAAAAGGGTAGAAGACCTGAGACGAGCCGGTGTTTGAGAAATCTTGCTTACAAAGGCCAAGTCAATTTTGCCCGCATCAAAACTTAGGAACAATCTCTTGGGAGGCAATAAGGAAATCGCAATCTCCTCTTTAAGGTTCGCCTCCTCAATCACACTGACAATCAAGCCTTTCTGATCGTCAGTCACATATGGCGGGTACACCAGCAAACCGATCCTCACTTCGGAAAAGGCATGGCTATTCATGCTGAGCAAAACCGCAACTGCACAAATCCAGACTGATCTCATCTCCAGAACTTTCTTCTCGAGCGGTTGCTATTTAGGCAAATACTGGCGGGCCTCAATTGGCGGGAATTTGCCAATTTGCGAAGTATCGTTCCATTGGATGAACACTCCGTAGCTAAACCTCAGCGGCTCCTGAATTGGTATGGTCTACAATCGCCTCGATCCAAGTTGGCTATGCCTTATTTCTGAATTTATAGTTTGCGCTTACTGGTAGATCTATAGAATAAGCCGATGTTTATTGCTCGCAGACGCACCTTAGCGCTGAAGTGATACCTGCCCGTCAAATATTATTTTTTATATTTGCAGACGATCGACGGCTGTTTTTGGGTATTTCCGTTCCATTTGCGAGATCTATTCAAACAGCGAATAGTCCGTTGTACTGAGTTGCTGAATCAGTTCTTCCGCTTCCGTCAGTTCCGCAGTACTCATAGTTGCTTGAATTTCTGCAGCCAGCGCTTGAGCTTGGTCGAGCCCGTTGTTGCTGGCCAGCTGAGCCAAAGCATACGCTCTTGGAACATTTTTCTCGCCACCTTTGTCGGTCAAGAACAACAACGCCAGTCTATATTGCGAGAAGGACGCAGCGCGTTTCAGGCCTTCGGCTTCGGCAGCAAGCGCGGAATTCGTATACCAAAGACGTGCGGCTCGAAGGTCCTGGTCAACACCGATGCCGTCTTCGTAAAGCCGCGCCAGCTTGTGTTGGGCCACGATGCCGCCATTTCCGGCAGCCTTACGATACCAGTCATAAGCTTTCTTATCGTCTTTGCTGACAACCCGCCCGTGCTCGTAGAGTGTGCCCAAATGTGTTTGGGCGCCAATGTGTCCTGAGTTGGCGAGTTCTTTTAGCAAGACAAGCGCTGTCTCGCTGTCGCCGTTCTGATGAGCCTTGATCGCTGCTGCGTATTTTTCGTTGGCGTTTGCAGGAAAATGGAGCAGCGTTAAAGCAACTATGGTCACCACAGCCAGGATACTTGAAGGCCCTGGTTTCACATTTCGCTCAAAGCACTTCGGTCGCATTATGTCCCCCGCTCGCTCTCGTGAAAGCCGCCTCTTAAGAGACTGGCTTTTTGGTCACTCGATCAACAATCCAACAAACCGTTCCTAGGCTACACTCAGCGGCGATGGGCGTCCGAGCAATTTGTGCGGCTTTGGAATTCGTTCTTGAACCAAGCCTTACAGATACGTCCCCAACATCTTCAGGAACAACAGAACAGTAGCCAAGATCCCCATCGCGCCGGCATCCGGGCCGAAGGCGGTTGCGGTTCCAACGCTGCCGGCTATGGCAAGGGACCGGTCAAGATCTGCCGGCCAGGCAAGGATAATCAGGATCTCGCCGCTGCTGCCGATATCGGCTGCGCCAAGAAGATTGGAGCCAACCGGGAGTTGACCGGATGATGTGCCGGGTACGATTTCGACAACTTCGCTTTCAAAAATCCGACCGGGCGCAACATCAAAGGCGATATTCACGGGTGTTCCGACCGGCATGGCCGCGAGGCCGTTTTGCCGAAACACGCCAATCAAGGTTTCAGAGCCATTCTTGATAAAGGGCAATACCGGATTTAGCGGTCGGGCTTGATCGCCAACTGTGGCGCCGAGCGCGGTTACAACACCGGCTGAAGGCGCTTTCACCACGGTTTGGTCCAGGTTGTACTGGGCTTGTTGAAATGCTGCTTCCGCTGCCTTGAAGGTGGCCTTGGCTTCATCGCGCCTTTGTTCCGAAACCGCCTGGCTGCCGCGATCCAAGACAGTCTCGATGCGATTTAATGTGATTTCGGCAATGCGCAAATTGGCTTCGGCTTCATTGACCGCGTATTGGAAGGGATCTGGGTCGAGTTCCAGTAGAACATCCCCTTCCTTGAGAGGCTGGTTTGCTTGAACCGGAATGTTTTTGACAACTCCGCCGACGACAGGCGCGATTTCGGTGACTTTTGCAACGACTGTGACCCGTCCCGACGGTGTTTTGGTGTTTAAAAGCCCGATCACCACGAGCACAATCACAAGTCCAACCAGCGCAACCACCACCTGCGAGGCCCGGTTCCAAGGCAAGACCTTCAGCTGGAAAAACAGCAGCCAAATCAAGACGGCATATATTCCCAGCACGATCAGCATTGCGAAATTTTTCCTTTATCAGAAAACAGGTTGGTCTGGTGACTTGAGCACGAGCTTGCGTAGGCGAACCGACTTAGTCGCCGTCGCAGTAATACCAATAGCCTTCTGTCAAAGCGTCGTTGGTCCAGGTCCAGCAAAGGGAGGGATCCGGTGGTGGCGGCGGCGTGTTGGCCGCAACGACAATGATGGTCCCGAGGGTTACGCCAAAAACAATGGCCCCCCAATGCGCACCACGCCATCCGACCGGCCGTCTGACAACGCGGACATTTCTGTTCACGTTGACATTCACATTTTTGTTGACGTTCACGCCAACATTTTTGTTGCTCCGCTGAGCTCCCGCAGGAGCCGCAGGCCTTTGAGCAGCTGGCGGCCTGGTCTTTGCCGGGGCGGCCTTACGTCCGCCAGCCCTGGCGCCGCCGGCCCGCTTAGGTTGCGCCAGTTGCATTAAACCAGAACCATTCGTGAATGATTTACCCCCTTTGAACTGATCCTGCTCAACCGGGGTGACTGATGCGCTGGATGTTGTTGGCACACCGCCAACCGAGACCACCAGGGCCAGAAGAACAGCTTTGTGTTTCAAGGTGCCAGGCATAATCCTATCCTTCCGGACTTGAAGCAGTCTGTTGTGTTCGTTCGACGAGAAGCGGCAACTCTTAAGGTGATGGGACCACGGTTTATGTGTTTTGAGTCCCGCTCTGTTTCGTCAAACAGTTGAATTATTGATCGCCAGGATACGGGAATTCCTGTCCCAGAGCTTCTTCAGCTTCCTTG
Proteins encoded:
- a CDS encoding efflux RND transporter periplasmic adaptor subunit produces the protein MLIVLGIYAVLIWLLFFQLKVLPWNRASQVVVALVGLVIVLVVIGLLNTKTPSGRVTVVAKVTEIAPVVGGVVKNIPVQANQPLKEGDVLLELDPDPFQYAVNEAEANLRIAEITLNRIETVLDRGSQAVSEQRRDEAKATFKAAEAAFQQAQYNLDQTVVKAPSAGVVTALGATVGDQARPLNPVLPFIKNGSETLIGVFRQNGLAAMPVGTPVNIAFDVAPGRIFESEVVEIVPGTSSGQLPVGSNLLGAADIGSSGEILIILAWPADLDRSLAIAGSVGTATAFGPDAGAMGILATVLLFLKMLGTYL
- a CDS encoding tetratricopeptide repeat protein translates to MRPKCFERNVKPGPSSILAVVTIVALTLLHFPANANEKYAAAIKAHQNGDSETALVLLKELANSGHIGAQTHLGTLYEHGRVVSKDDKKAYDWYRKAAGNGGIVAQHKLARLYEDGIGVDQDLRAARLWYTNSALAAEAEGLKRAASFSQYRLALLFLTDKGGEKNVPRAYALAQLASNNGLDQAQALAAEIQATMSTAELTEAEELIQQLSTTDYSLFE
- a CDS encoding transporter substrate-binding domain-containing protein, with the protein product MRSVWICAVAVLLSMNSHAFSEVRIGLLVYPPYVTDDQKGLIVSVIEEANLKEEIAISLLPPKRLFLSFDAGKIDLAFVSKISQTPARLRSSTLLRMFSGDTALFFDKRHTPDIDAKLMDRSKSDLKVAVIRGVQFEAEALRKDGFDVWEVETPKQAMRVLTAGRVAFIHMSMVPIKLLLNDEAFRADQKHIKQYKRTYLENPVGLLYRTDASRSIRLAVEKISTVLQDPGKMRAILEDNEIPSELHKEIAPRNYLNR